The stretch of DNA TTAATGAAACTGCACCAACAATACCACACATTTTATACTACTACCTCTTTAAATATTCTTCATCTTGTTTTAAAAATTTACTATACTATGCTCATGCAAACAATGTTTATTGTGTAAATGTAATAAAGATACTAGAAATATATTTTAGTTTATACATATTAATCACAAACTCATTTAATTTTTTAATAAAAACACTTTAATAATAGAATTAATCCTATACTAGATTTGCCTAAAAATAAATATTGAAATCAAATCTTAGTTTTTACTATTATTTATATCCATTTTATGTTTATATTTCTCTCTGTCGTATCATTTAAAAACTAAAAATACTACCTACCCTATAATCCCATTTGCTTCACGCCAAGCAATCAACTTTTTAAGGCCTTCCTCTAATGAGTATTTATATTTAAACCCCAATTCTCTTTCTGCTTTTTCTCTTGAGCCTATACGATTTTGAACAAGTTGTCTAGCATCATCTGCACTATATGGTATAAATTTTATTTTTAAATTCGAGTTTTTAAGTCTAAGCATCGTTTCACAAAGTGTTTTTATTGTAGTTTGCACTTCTGTACCAACATTATAAAAACTAAATTTCACATCCGATTTAAGAGCAAGTACATTACATCTTGCAATGTCTTCAACATATATAAAATCATAAGCTTGAGACCCATCGCCATTAATAGACGGTTCCTCATTTCTGTCTATTTTATTTAAAACAATGGGTACAACTCCACTATATACAGCATGCTGATCCTGTCCGGGACCATATACATTCATATATCTAAGTCCTATAATTTCCAAACCATATCTATCATTATAAGCAGTACACATGGCTTCGCCAGCTATTTTTGTAGCTCCATAAAAATTTTTATTATTAAAAGGATGTGTTTCCTTCATAGGGACTTCCACTGCATCACCATACACAGAAGCAGATGAACTATAAATTAGTTTTTTAACTTTATGTTTTACACAAGCCTCAAGTACATTAAATGTACCAGCTATATTTACATCAAATGCAGTCCTTGGAAAATCTTTACAATGCAGAAGCCACATGGCAGCAAGATGAAAAACATAGTCTACCCCCTCCATTGCTTTATCCAAGATATCAATTTCTCTAACATCACCACCATATGAGAAAACATGACACCTTGGGTCTTTAAGACTTTCTCTTATATTATCCAATTTTCCACGAGCAAAATTATCGTAAACTATAACCTCTTTAACTGGTTCCTTAAGAAGCTCACTTACAACAAATCCCCCTATAAAGCCTGCTGCACCTATAACCAAAACTCTAGCGTCTTGTAGCTTATTATTATTCATTTTTACATCCTATTTATTTTAAATTTTCTACAATAAATTCAATTTCCACATCTTTTAAATATGGATTCATAGGTAAGCTCATTATCTCATTTGAAATCATTTCCGCTATAGGAAAGTCCCCAGACTTATATCCCAAATATTTAAAACACTCCTGCAAATGAAGTGGCATAGGATAATGCACTGCTGTTGGTATGCCCACCTCTTTTAATTTTAATTGTATTGCATCTCTATTTTTTACTCTAATAGAATATTGTGCCCAGGCGGATTTGGCTCTACTATCAATATAAGGTAATATGACATCTTTTCCATGCAAGGCATTTGTATATTTTGATGCCACATCTTGCCTTAATGTCAAATCTTTTTTATAATGCGCAAGTTTCACAAGTAAAACAGCTGCTTGAATCGTATCTAGTCTACCACCAATTCCAATATACTGATGATGATATCTTTTTGACTGACCGTGTAAACGTAGTGACCTTATTTTTTTCGCCAAATTTTCATTATTTGTAAAAATAGCACCGCCATCACCATAGCAACCAAGTGGTTTAGCTGGAAAAAATGATGTCGTAGCAATATCACCAAGAGCTAAATCTTTAATCTCATTGAATGTTGATCCAAAACTTTGAGCACCATCAACTATAACTTTAAGGTTATATTTGTTGGCAATATTTAAAATTTCATCCATATCTGCAGGTTGACCATAAAGCGAAACTGGAAGTATAGCTTTCGTTTTTGATGTTATGGCTGCTTCTATTTTATTAGCATCTATATTATAAGTTTTTTCATCAATATCAACAAAAACTGGTTTTGCTCCAAGCAAAGCAATCATTTCAGATGTTGCTATAAAAGTAAAAGGTGTTGTAATAACTTCATCGCCTGGCTTAATATCAATAGCCATTAGAGCCATTAAAATGGCATCTGTTCCACTACTGCAACTTATAGCATATTTTACACCTATATACTTCTCAAGCTCTGCTTCAAATTCAGAAATCTCACTACCCATTATAAAATTGCAATTTCTAGCAACCTTTAAAATAGCTTCTTCAATCTCATCTTTATAAAGTTCATGCTGATAGGTTAAATTTGCAAAATCTATATTCATATTTACTCTTTCACTACTATTAAATTTTCATCAATAACTTTATAACTACTACCATCAAAATCATCAACAGATAAACCACTACTATCAAATTTAAGTGTATTGCCTGCCTTGCTAACCCAACCTATTTGCCGCGCTGGCACACCAACCATAAGTGCATAAGGCTTTACATTGCGATTTACAACAGCGCCACTCCCTATAAGTGCATACTCGCCAATAGTAACACCGCAAACTATAGTAGCATTTGCACCAATACTACAACCTTTTTTTAGATGTGTTTTCTTAAATTCTTCTTTTCTAACTATAAAAGCGCGTGGATTTATTACATTAGTAAAAACCATAGATGGCCCCAAAAAGACATCGTCGTCTATTTCAACACCCTCATATATTGAAACATTATTTTGTACTTTTACACCATTGCCGATTTTAACATTTGGTCCAACAACACAGTTTTGCCCAAATGAACAATTTCGACCAATGACGGAATTAGTCAAAATGTGAGAAAAATGCCAAATTTTTGTTTTTTCACCAATTGTCGCACCACTGTCTACAAAACAGCTTTCATGAGCAAAATATGACATTATTCTACTACCTTTTTACAAAAAGGATGATATTCTCCTTTTAATCCAATGGGCGACATTTTTCTTATATTTGAAACAATATTAATAGAGTTTCTTGCCTCATCTAAGCCAAAACCTTCTCCTGAAAGAATATGTTCGTAACTTTTTGTGTGCAAATCAGTGAAACCATCAGAAAATTCTACTTCATCACCATCGACTTTAATACTTCTAAAGGTCCTTTTTCCGCCATCTTTTACATTCTCTGGAATATAATCATAGTTGACAGATAAAAACCATCTAACATTTGCATTTTTAAGTCTCATATATCCTGCATTTGTATCAGGTTGCTTAAGATGGACTATATTTTCTTCTATAGGTCCAAAGATCCAAGAAAGCATATCAAAGAAATGTACACCAATATTTGTTGCAACACCGCCTGATTTATCTTCATTGCCTTTCCATGATATAAAATACCATTTTCCACGAGATGTTAAATATGTTAAATCTACATCATAAATTCTATCTGGGTTTTGCGAAAGTTCTTTTGAAATTTTATTTTTTAGTGCTACAATCGAATCATGAAGCCTAAGTTGTAAAATATTAAAAACTTTTTTACCGCTTTCTTCTTCAATTATCTTTAATTGATCTATATTATGAGGATTTAAAACCAATGGCTTCTCACAGATAGCATTTGCTCCACTCCTTAAAGCAAAACGAATATGACTATCGTGCAAGTAGTTTGGAGTAGTAATTGCAATATATTCTATCTTTTTATTACCATTTCTTCGCCATTTATCTACAAACCTATCAAATCTCTCATACTCGGTAAAAAAATAAGCTTGCGGAAAATAACTATCCATTATTCCTATTCCATCATATGGATCTAAAGCTGCAATTAGTTCATTTCCAGTATCTTTAATAGCCCTCATATGTCTCGGAGCTATGTATCCACTAGCGCCTATTAATCCAAAATTTATACTGCTCATTTTAATAGTCCTTTTTAATTAAATTTTTAAACTTTTACATCCTATCTTTAGCTGTAATTCCCATTATATTAAATGCTGTTTTTATCGAGATAGCAACAACTGCAAAGACTTTTAGTAAGCTATCTTCGTTTTCGTTTCCAACCACACGGTTTTCGTTATAAAATTTATGAAAACTAGCAGCCAACGACTTTAGATAGTCTGGTATCTTTTGAAGCTGCCTTGAGATAAAAGCGTCCTCTAAAATTTCAGGTAAGATTAGCGCCTCAAAAAGTAAATTTTTAGCATTTTCATCTAGGCATTCAAAGTTTGCATTGATTACATCTTGAACATTTTTCCCAGCCTTTGCGAAGACTTGATTTATCCTAGCATGAGCATAGTTTATATAAAAAATCGGATTTGAGCTGTCCTCTTTTTTAAGCTCATCTACGTCAAATTCCAAACTACTCGTGTTTGCCTTGCTTATAAAGATAAATCTAAGCGCCTCAGCACCGATCTCACTTACGATATCGCTCATCAGTACAGCATTACCAGCGCGCTTGCTCATCTTGTATGGCTTGCCATCTTTTAGCAAACTAACCATCTGCATAAGTATCACTTCAAGCTTATTTTCATCGTATCCAAGGAAATTTATCGCAGCCTTTAGCCTTGCAATATACCCGTGGTGGTCAGCACCCCAAATGTTTATGTAGTGATCGAAATTTTTCTCAAATTTGGCGTTATGATAGATGATGTCGCCAGCTAGATATGTCGGTCTACCATCATTTCTAACCACAACCCTATCGTTATCATCGCCAAGTGTGGTCGAAGCGATATAAGTAGCACCCTCTTTTTCATACATTTGATTTGAACGTTTTAGCTTGTTTATAGTTGGCTCTAGGCCATCATAAAGAGCTTTCTCGCTAGCCCAGCTCTCTATAAATATCCCAACGTCCGCTAAATCTTTTTTGATAATCTCAAGCACGATATCCTTGCCAAACTCGGCAAGCTCGAGATTTCTGCTCTCGTCATAAAAAATTTCCTTGCCAAATTTCTCATTTGCAAGCTTAGCAATATCTAAAATATAATCCCCGCGGTAGTATTTCTCTGGATAGACAACGCTTTCGTTAAAAAGCTGCTCTTTTGCCGCAAGTGATATCGAAGTGCCAAGTAGGTCGATTTGATTACCAGCATCGTTTATATAGTATTCTGTTGAGATAGCGTAGCCAAGTCTTTTACCAAGTCTTGCCAAAGTATCACCGTAAACTGCGCCTCTAACATGTCCGATGTGAAGTGGCCCAGTTGGATTTGCACTAATGTATTCTATTAAGTAGCTATCTTTTTTCGCATCTTCTTTTGCAAAATTTTCGCTATCTAGCAAAATTTGCTTTGAAATTTCATCTAAAAACTCGCTTTTTAGCTTGAAATTTAAGTAGCCATTTACTGCACTAGCTTCAACTATTTTGCTATCACTAAATTTATCAGCAAACTCGCTAGCTATCATGGCTGGTGACTTTCTTAACTCCTTTGCTAGGCTAAAAAGTGGCGTAGCATAGTGGGCTAAATTTTTATCCTTTGGCTTTTCAAGCACAAATTCACGCTCTAAAACCTTTGAAATTTCAGCTTTTATTTTATTTTTCAACTCTAAAACCTATGCGTTTTTAGTTGTTTCTTCTATTTTTTGGCTATCGGCATTCTCTTCTTTATGCTCGACTTTCTCACTTTTTTCAGGTGTTGTATCTTCCATCTCAGCCTTAAAAGTCTTTATGCCTTTGCCTAGTCCTTTTGCAAGTTCTGGGATCTTCTTTGCTCCAAAAAGTAAAACAATAATCGCTAAAACAACTAGCCAGTGACCAATACTAAAAGAACCCATTTTTTCTCCTCAATAAATTTTTCAAAATGTTATCATAAATTCCTGAATTTCTAGCAATCTATCCACTCATCAATAACGCGTCTTAAGTCTATTTTCGCGCTTTTTAGCCTCATCGCTCTAAGAATTGATTTTAATCCTTTATAACTCTTTTCAATGTCATCATTTACCAAAAAATAATCATATTCTAAGATGTGCTCCATCTCACCAACCGCGTTCATTAGGCGATTTTCTATCGTTTCGTCGCTATCAGTTCCGCGGTTTTTCAAGCGTTTTTTAAGCTCTTTTTTATTTGCAGTCGTGATAAAAACTGAGGTTATGTAGCTTCTAAATTTTTCAAGTGCGATGTGAAAGCCTTGCACGTCGATATCAAATATAACTATCTTCCCAGCCTCAAGTGCTGCCAAAACTGGTTTTAGGCTCGTGCCATAATAGTTTTTATGTACCTGCGCCCATTCTAAAAATTCACCCTTTTCTATGCCGCTTTTAAACTCATCTTCTTTTATAAAATAGTAATCCACTCCATCGACTTCGCCTTCTCTTTTTGCCCTTGTCGTGCTTGAAATAGAAAAATAAAGATCCTTCTCTTCCTTTAAAAGACGGCCCAAAAGCGTACTTTTCCCACTTCCGCTAGGCCCAGAAATTACTAAAATTTGTCCTTGCAACTACTTTTCCTCAAAACTTATATTTATCTTTATATTCATATCTTTTAGCACATCTCTTAGCGAGCTTTCATTTAACGACTCATGGACATGTTTTGTGATCTTTTTGGTTAGCTCTTCTTTATAGTCAGCATCGATTTTTGTTTCATCGCATGAGCTAGTTTGTGGTGCATTATTTAATCCAAATGCTGCTTGCATCGTATTTTCATCTATTTCTTCAATAGACGCTACATCAAAATTTGGGCTACCCAACGTCTCTTCTTTAAAATTTTCTTCCTCAAATGTCTCATCTACCATACCTAGATCTTCTTGAGCAAGGACTTCTTCAGAAATTTCTTCATGATCTTCTTCGGCTGGCTCTTTTTCAAGGTCTATATCTTCATCCAAAGAAATGTCCTCTGCTTCTTTGGTAGATTCTTTATCTATATCTTCCTCTAAATTTTGACTAGCTTTATCTATCAAATTTGCCTCGCTGCTTTCAGGCTCAAAATTTTCATCACTACCAAAATCAGTCTCTAGCTCATCAAAATTTTCGTTATCTTCGCTAGGTTCTTCGTTTAGCTCTTTATCCAAAGATTCGATCTCACTGAGCTCTTTTTTACTTTGGCTTATATCATCTACAAAATCTTCATTAAGCTCGGCAGTTTCTAAATTTTGAGAATTTTGCTCGACCATTTTATCAAGTTCGTTTTTAGCCTCTTCATCTGCCAAGTCGCTCTCGCCCATATCATCTATCTCATCCACAAGTGAACTAAGCTCATCAAAGTCATTGCTATGCTCTTCTTTTGTCATAGGCGGCTCATTGTTTTGTTCTAAGGATTTGTCTATATCTTCTGAATCAGCCATATATTTGCTAGCTATGTCATTTATAATATCATCATCTATGAGTTCAGTGTCTGTTTCATTAAAACTGATATCTTTATCCTTTAAATCCTCGGTCTCTAGTTCACTTAGCTCCTCTTGTAAAAACTCATCATCTAAAGCCTCATTATCAAATTTATCTGCCTCATCATCTTCTTTTGCTAAATTTTCAAGACCCATATCAATTTCTGGAAGTTCAAAATTTTCTAAATCATCAAAGTTTTTATTGCTTTCGTCAAAGTCATCAAAATTTGCAGGCTCGTCTAGCCCAAGCTCTGGCTCTGCTTCACTGCCAGAATCTCTATTTTGTTCAAACAAACTAATAAATTCCGTTGGCAAAAATGGTTTTTCAAGCATAACGTCAGCAAAATCTGGCTTTTCACCGCCTCTAGGTGCTAGATACATTATATTTTGATTTAAATTAACATCGCTACTATCCATATCACTATCGATGATAATATAATCAAATTGATCTCCAACACTATTAATATCGTCAAATTCGCTATATTCTATGCCTAGCTTATTTAGACTTAGCGTTATAAGGCGAGAAACTGCTGGGTTTTTATTTACTAGCGCAACTTTCATAATCCCTCCTTGAAGCACTTGAGGCTGTATTTTATGATAAATTTCATTGCTATTTACTTAAAAAAATAGTGCTGGCATATCGTTTAAAATTTGAACCATCATATCAGTTATGATTTTTACAATGCCGGCTAAAATAGCTATCAAAACCGAAAAGCCGATACTTACCTTAATAGGATAACCAACAACTAATAGGTTAAATTGTGGCATAGTTTTCATAAGCATGCCAAAAATAGCATCTGAAAGTATAGAAAGCGCGATGATAGGGAAAGCCAGAACAAATCCAAACATAAAAAGATTACCAAAGAGCTTTAGGGCGTAGCTCATCACACCACTTCTTGGATAAAAATCTCCAAGCGGTATAGCAGAAAGTGAAGTGGAATAAAACTGTAATATCAAATGATGCCCATCAAGCATCAAAAATGCAAGAAGCGCGATAAAATTTAGAATATTTGCAATTACTGGCGAATTTGTACCAGTTTGTGGATCAAGCACTGAAGCCATCGAAAAACCCATGATCATTGAGATCTGCTCGCCAGCCATTTGAAGTATTGCAAAAACGATATTTAGCAAAAGCCCAGCGCAAAGTCCGAGCATAGCCTCACTTAAAATTTCCATAATCAAAAAATTTATAGTATGCTCATGGGCGTGTGAGAGCGGGAAAAGTACGACACAAAGGGCGAAAACTAGCAAAGTTTTTATGCTAAGCGGGATTTGATTGTGAGAAAAGAATGGAAAAAACACAATAAGCCCACTAAGACGTGCAAAAAGGAGCATGAAGGTTATGACTTTATCCGCTCCAAAAAACTCGACTAGCTCCATTCTTTTATATTAACGCCTCGTCCATCTCAGTTGGAATTTCAAGCCCCATGATCTTTAAAACACTAGGAGCGATGTTGTTTAGACCGCCATTTTTTACCTTTTTTACGCCATCAGCCATCACAAAACAAAAGACATCATAGGTAGTGTGGTTTGTCAGTAGCTCGCCGCTGCTATCGCGCATCTCTTCGCAGTTTCCGTGATCGCTCGTGATGATCATCGCATAGTTTTTCTCTTTTGCCTTAGTGCAAATTTCTCCAAGAGCCGTATCTACTGCCTCTACCGCCTTTATAGCGGCCTCGTAATTTCCAGTGTGTCCTACCATATCGCCATTTGCGAAATTTACCACGATGAAGTCTTGCTCGTCATCCATACCTTTTAGCACGGCTTTGCAAACTTCTGCTGCGCTCATCTCTGGCTTCTCGTCGTAGGTTTTTACCTTTGGGCTAGGGATGAGCACCCTTGTTTCATTGCTGGCTAACTCCTCGACGCCACCATTAAAGAAAAATGTGACGTGGGCATATTTTTCAGTCTCAGCCGTGTGAAGCTGCCTTAATCCAGCCGCTGCTATGACCTCGCTTAAGGTATTTTTTATCTTTTCATTTTTAAATAGCACATCAAATTTAAAATTTGCGTCATATTCGGTCATAGTGATTAAATTTTTGATAGCAAAAGGTCGCTCAAACTCGCCAAATTTCTCCTCGCCTAGAGCCTGGCAAATTTCTCTTGCTCTATCATTTCTAAAATTTACAAAGATCACGCCATCATCTTTGCCTATGCCTTTAAAGCCATTAAAGCTTGCTGGCTTTACAAACTCGTCAGTCACGCCCTCGTCGTAGCTTTTTTGCAGATACCCACTTGGCGATAAGCTGCTTAAATTTGCTCCATTTACCAAGCTATCATAAGCCTCTTTTACGCGTTCCCAACGTTTATCTCTATCCATCGCGTAAAATCTTCCACAAACGGTAGCAACTTTAAATTTAGCCTCCAAGCTTTTTATAAAATTTAGACCACTATTTGGGCTAACATCGCGTCCGTCGGTGATAGCATGGGCAAAAACTTCGCAACCATTTTTGCTAGCAAGCTCGCACATGCCATCAAAATGCTCCATATGTGAGTGCACGCCGCCGTCGCTATAAAGCCCTATAACGTGGACTCTTTTACACTTTTTAAAAAGAGCTTTTAAAGCTTCATTTTCTGCTAACGAGCCATCAGCAAAGCTACGTGAAATTTTGACCAAATTTTGATATAAAACTCGACCGCTTCCTATGCACATGTGCCCTACTTCGCTGTTTCCCATCTGCCCTTCAGGTAGTCCCACAGCGTTTCCAGATGTCTTTATGAGCGAGTTTGGAATTTCTTTAAAAAATTTATCGTAGTTTGGCTTTTTAGCCGCCTCAAATGCGTTAAATTTAGCGCTTTTATTAAATCCAATACCATCAGTTATTATTAAAATAGTTTTTTGACTCATTTTGAAAATTTATCCTTAATTTTAGATAATTTTTAAGGCCATTATACTAAAATTGCTTTTTTTAAAAATAAAGGCTCCCATGTTTTACTATATCTATGAAATTTTAAATTTTAATATCTTTCAATACATCACCGTCCGTGCTGGTATCGCTTTTTTCATCGCTTTTGCACTCACAACTTATTTGATGCCCAAATTTATCGCTTGGGCAAAGACAAAAAACGCCGCCCAGCCTATCTACGAGCTTGCCCCACAAACCCACCAAAAAAAGGCCAAAACGCCGACTATGGGCGGACTTGTATTTGTTTCTACAGCCGTGATTGCTGTGATCATTTGTGCAAGGCTAGATAACACATTTATTCTAGCTTCACTTTTTTGTCTAGTTGGCTTTACTTTGCTTGGCTTCAAAGATGATT from Campylobacter concisus encodes:
- the gmk gene encoding guanylate kinase, yielding MQGQILVISGPSGSGKSTLLGRLLKEEKDLYFSISSTTRAKREGEVDGVDYYFIKEDEFKSGIEKGEFLEWAQVHKNYYGTSLKPVLAALEAGKIVIFDIDVQGFHIALEKFRSYITSVFITTANKKELKKRLKNRGTDSDETIENRLMNAVGEMEHILEYDYFLVNDDIEKSYKGLKSILRAMRLKSAKIDLRRVIDEWIDC
- a CDS encoding NAD-dependent epimerase/dehydratase family protein, coding for MNNNKLQDARVLVIGAAGFIGGFVVSELLKEPVKEVIVYDNFARGKLDNIRESLKDPRCHVFSYGGDVREIDILDKAMEGVDYVFHLAAMWLLHCKDFPRTAFDVNIAGTFNVLEACVKHKVKKLIYSSSASVYGDAVEVPMKETHPFNNKNFYGATKIAGEAMCTAYNDRYGLEIIGLRYMNVYGPGQDQHAVYSGVVPIVLNKIDRNEEPSINGDGSQAYDFIYVEDIARCNVLALKSDVKFSFYNVGTEVQTTIKTLCETMLRLKNSNLKIKFIPYSADDARQLVQNRIGSREKAERELGFKYKYSLEEGLKKLIAWREANGIIG
- the gpmI gene encoding 2,3-bisphosphoglycerate-independent phosphoglycerate mutase, with protein sequence MSQKTILIITDGIGFNKSAKFNAFEAAKKPNYDKFFKEIPNSLIKTSGNAVGLPEGQMGNSEVGHMCIGSGRVLYQNLVKISRSFADGSLAENEALKALFKKCKRVHVIGLYSDGGVHSHMEHFDGMCELASKNGCEVFAHAITDGRDVSPNSGLNFIKSLEAKFKVATVCGRFYAMDRDKRWERVKEAYDSLVNGANLSSLSPSGYLQKSYDEGVTDEFVKPASFNGFKGIGKDDGVIFVNFRNDRAREICQALGEEKFGEFERPFAIKNLITMTEYDANFKFDVLFKNEKIKNTLSEVIAAAGLRQLHTAETEKYAHVTFFFNGGVEELASNETRVLIPSPKVKTYDEKPEMSAAEVCKAVLKGMDDEQDFIVVNFANGDMVGHTGNYEAAIKAVEAVDTALGEICTKAKEKNYAMIITSDHGNCEEMRDSSGELLTNHTTYDVFCFVMADGVKKVKNGGLNNIAPSVLKIMGLEIPTEMDEALI
- the tatA gene encoding twin-arginine translocase TatA/TatE family subunit, giving the protein MGSFSIGHWLVVLAIIVLLFGAKKIPELAKGLGKGIKTFKAEMEDTTPEKSEKVEHKEENADSQKIEETTKNA
- a CDS encoding acyltransferase produces the protein MSYFAHESCFVDSGATIGEKTKIWHFSHILTNSVIGRNCSFGQNCVVGPNVKIGNGVKVQNNVSIYEGVEIDDDVFLGPSMVFTNVINPRAFIVRKEEFKKTHLKKGCSIGANATIVCGVTIGEYALIGSGAVVNRNVKPYALMVGVPARQIGWVSKAGNTLKFDSSGLSVDDFDGSSYKVIDENLIVVKE
- the fliR gene encoding flagellar biosynthetic protein FliR; the encoded protein is MELVEFFGADKVITFMLLFARLSGLIVFFPFFSHNQIPLSIKTLLVFALCVVLFPLSHAHEHTINFLIMEILSEAMLGLCAGLLLNIVFAILQMAGEQISMIMGFSMASVLDPQTGTNSPVIANILNFIALLAFLMLDGHHLILQFYSTSLSAIPLGDFYPRSGVMSYALKLFGNLFMFGFVLAFPIIALSILSDAIFGMLMKTMPQFNLLVVGYPIKVSIGFSVLIAILAGIVKIITDMMVQILNDMPALFF
- the argS gene encoding arginine--tRNA ligase; the encoded protein is MKNKIKAEISKVLEREFVLEKPKDKNLAHYATPLFSLAKELRKSPAMIASEFADKFSDSKIVEASAVNGYLNFKLKSEFLDEISKQILLDSENFAKEDAKKDSYLIEYISANPTGPLHIGHVRGAVYGDTLARLGKRLGYAISTEYYINDAGNQIDLLGTSISLAAKEQLFNESVVYPEKYYRGDYILDIAKLANEKFGKEIFYDESRNLELAEFGKDIVLEIIKKDLADVGIFIESWASEKALYDGLEPTINKLKRSNQMYEKEGATYIASTTLGDDNDRVVVRNDGRPTYLAGDIIYHNAKFEKNFDHYINIWGADHHGYIARLKAAINFLGYDENKLEVILMQMVSLLKDGKPYKMSKRAGNAVLMSDIVSEIGAEALRFIFISKANTSSLEFDVDELKKEDSSNPIFYINYAHARINQVFAKAGKNVQDVINANFECLDENAKNLLFEALILPEILEDAFISRQLQKIPDYLKSLAASFHKFYNENRVVGNENEDSLLKVFAVVAISIKTAFNIMGITAKDRM
- a CDS encoding DegT/DnrJ/EryC1/StrS family aminotransferase; its protein translation is MNIDFANLTYQHELYKDEIEEAILKVARNCNFIMGSEISEFEAELEKYIGVKYAISCSSGTDAILMALMAIDIKPGDEVITTPFTFIATSEMIALLGAKPVFVDIDEKTYNIDANKIEAAITSKTKAILPVSLYGQPADMDEILNIANKYNLKVIVDGAQSFGSTFNEIKDLALGDIATTSFFPAKPLGCYGDGGAIFTNNENLAKKIRSLRLHGQSKRYHHQYIGIGGRLDTIQAAVLLVKLAHYKKDLTLRQDVASKYTNALHGKDVILPYIDSRAKSAWAQYSIRVKNRDAIQLKLKEVGIPTAVHYPMPLHLQECFKYLGYKSGDFPIAEMISNEIMSLPMNPYLKDVEIEFIVENLK
- a CDS encoding Gfo/Idh/MocA family oxidoreductase, which produces MSSINFGLIGASGYIAPRHMRAIKDTGNELIAALDPYDGIGIMDSYFPQAYFFTEYERFDRFVDKWRRNGNKKIEYIAITTPNYLHDSHIRFALRSGANAICEKPLVLNPHNIDQLKIIEEESGKKVFNILQLRLHDSIVALKNKISKELSQNPDRIYDVDLTYLTSRGKWYFISWKGNEDKSGGVATNIGVHFFDMLSWIFGPIEENIVHLKQPDTNAGYMRLKNANVRWFLSVNYDYIPENVKDGGKRTFRSIKVDGDEVEFSDGFTDLHTKSYEHILSGEGFGLDEARNSINIVSNIRKMSPIGLKGEYHPFCKKVVE
- a CDS encoding Highly acidic protein, coding for MKVALVNKNPAVSRLITLSLNKLGIEYSEFDDINSVGDQFDYIIIDSDMDSSDVNLNQNIMYLAPRGGEKPDFADVMLEKPFLPTEFISLFEQNRDSGSEAEPELGLDEPANFDDFDESNKNFDDLENFELPEIDMGLENLAKEDDEADKFDNEALDDEFLQEELSELETEDLKDKDISFNETDTELIDDDIINDIASKYMADSEDIDKSLEQNNEPPMTKEEHSNDFDELSSLVDEIDDMGESDLADEEAKNELDKMVEQNSQNLETAELNEDFVDDISQSKKELSEIESLDKELNEEPSEDNENFDELETDFGSDENFEPESSEANLIDKASQNLEEDIDKESTKEAEDISLDEDIDLEKEPAEEDHEEISEEVLAQEDLGMVDETFEEENFKEETLGSPNFDVASIEEIDENTMQAAFGLNNAPQTSSCDETKIDADYKEELTKKITKHVHESLNESSLRDVLKDMNIKINISFEEK